The proteins below come from a single Bacteroidota bacterium genomic window:
- a CDS encoding membrane protein insertion efficiency factor YidD yields the protein MKIYITIIFLISFVIPSMVMAQSTFEISKMREVLHPHTNNIEYSSAKNNTNEVEYIFSGLFLFYKAFISSQDGQSCSFTPSCSEFGMQAVKKQGPILGVINTIDRLTRCNGLSPEKYNRDDKSKLLHDPL from the coding sequence ATGAAAATTTATATAACTATAATCTTCCTGATTAGTTTTGTCATTCCTTCAATGGTAATGGCACAGTCTACTTTTGAAATCTCAAAAATGAGAGAAGTATTGCATCCGCACACCAACAATATTGAATACAGCAGCGCCAAGAACAATACAAATGAAGTAGAGTACATTTTTTCAGGGCTTTTTCTTTTTTACAAAGCTTTTATTTCTTCCCAGGACGGGCAGTCATGTTCTTTTACCCCTTCGTGTTCTGAATTTGGAATGCAGGCTGTAAAAAAACAAGGACCTATATTAGGTGTTATAAATACAATTGATCGTCTTACAAGGTGCAATGGCTTGAGTCCTGAAAAATATAACAGAGATGATAAATCAAAACTCTTACACGACCCTTTATAA
- the ruvB gene encoding Holliday junction branch migration DNA helicase RuvB, translating to MNNINLDPTSDNLSSSEKEIERVLRPDHFNDFTGQSKIVETLKVFVDAAKLRGEALDHVLLHGPPGLGKTTLANIIANDLGVGIKITSGPVLDKPGDLAGLLTNLETGDVLFIDEIHRLSHVIEEYLYSAMEDFKIDIMIDSGPNARSIQLQLNPFTLVGATTRSGLLTAPLRARFGINFRLQYYDTATLSTILKRSCSILNIEIADNAALEIAGRSRGTPRIANALLRRVRDFAQIRGTGKIDIAITHIALSALNVDKYGLDEMDNKILSTIIDKFKGGPVGITTISTAVGEPGDTIEEVYEPYLIMEGYLVRTARGREATEKAYRHLGRVPRADQGTLFSNE from the coding sequence ATGAATAACATTAATCTTGATCCCACATCCGATAATTTATCATCCTCTGAGAAAGAGATTGAAAGGGTATTGCGGCCTGATCATTTTAATGATTTTACAGGGCAATCGAAAATAGTAGAAACACTTAAAGTTTTTGTTGATGCGGCTAAATTAAGGGGCGAAGCTTTAGATCATGTTTTACTGCATGGCCCTCCTGGGCTTGGAAAAACCACACTGGCTAACATTATAGCTAACGACTTGGGGGTTGGCATTAAAATAACTTCTGGCCCTGTACTTGATAAGCCTGGAGACCTTGCCGGCTTACTTACGAATCTTGAAACCGGAGATGTTCTTTTCATTGATGAAATTCATCGCCTGAGCCATGTAATTGAAGAGTATCTTTATTCTGCAATGGAGGATTTTAAAATTGATATTATGATTGATAGCGGACCAAATGCACGTTCCATTCAATTGCAACTTAATCCTTTTACCCTGGTAGGAGCAACTACACGTTCGGGATTATTAACAGCTCCATTAAGAGCCCGTTTTGGAATAAATTTCAGATTGCAATATTATGATACTGCAACCTTATCAACCATTCTAAAGCGCTCCTGTAGTATCTTGAATATTGAAATTGCCGATAATGCTGCATTAGAAATTGCTGGTAGAAGCAGGGGAACTCCTCGAATTGCCAATGCTTTACTTAGAAGGGTTAGGGATTTTGCCCAAATTAGGGGCACAGGAAAAATTGATATTGCAATTACCCATATTGCTCTTTCCGCGCTTAATGTAGATAAATATGGGCTTGATGAAATGGACAATAAAATACTATCAACCATAATTGATAAATTCAAAGGAGGCCCGGTAGGAATTACAACTATTTCAACTGCTGTAGGTGAGCCAGGAGATACTATTGAGGAAGTTTATGAACCTTACCTGATAATGGAAGGTTACCTTGTAAGAACGGCAAGAGGAAGGGAAGCTACAGAAAAAGCGTACAGGCACCTTGGCCGGGTTCCTAGAGCTGATCAAGGAACTTTGTTTAGTAATGAATAG
- a CDS encoding ChaN family lipoprotein produces MKNISKFSAIFIVVVILVSFSFKNKKDTYKIYDSKGKEVSYSDVLLASQKAEIILFGELHNNPVIHWMQLELTKDLYQKKPNLIMGAEMLEADNQILLNEYLTGKITEKNFKAEAKLWTNHNTDYQPLVNFAKENKLSFIATNVPRRYASMVYSKGIDELQSLSNDAKQWIAPLPMKYDSTLKGYSEIIKAAGGHGGENLPKSQALKDATMSHFILKNYKPAYTFIHYHGSYHSNNFEGIYWYLKQEKTKLNILTIASVEQLNIDSLSQEYLNMADYIFVIPENMTKTH; encoded by the coding sequence ATGAAAAACATTTCCAAATTTTCTGCTATATTTATTGTAGTAGTTATTCTGGTGTCCTTTTCTTTTAAAAACAAAAAGGACACTTATAAAATATACGATTCAAAAGGAAAGGAAGTATCTTATTCTGATGTTTTACTTGCCTCCCAAAAAGCTGAAATAATATTGTTTGGGGAGCTTCATAACAACCCTGTTATTCATTGGATGCAGCTTGAATTGACAAAAGATTTATATCAGAAAAAACCAAATTTAATAATGGGGGCTGAAATGCTTGAAGCGGATAATCAAATATTACTTAATGAATATCTGACAGGAAAAATAACCGAAAAAAATTTCAAGGCTGAAGCTAAATTATGGACAAATCACAATACAGATTATCAGCCATTAGTGAATTTTGCAAAAGAAAATAAATTGTCTTTTATAGCCACAAATGTTCCAAGACGATATGCCAGTATGGTATACAGTAAAGGAATTGACGAACTTCAAAGTTTAAGCAATGATGCAAAACAATGGATTGCCCCTCTACCAATGAAGTATGATTCCACATTAAAGGGTTACAGTGAAATCATTAAGGCTGCCGGTGGCCATGGTGGTGAGAATTTGCCTAAATCTCAAGCATTAAAAGATGCTACCATGTCCCATTTTATTTTAAAAAACTACAAGCCTGCATATACATTTATTCATTACCATGGATCATACCATTCAAATAATTTCGAAGGTATTTATTGGTATTTAAAACAAGAAAAAACTAAACTTAACATTTTAACAATTGCTTCTGTTGAACAACTAAACATTGATTCACTTTCCCAAGAATATTTAAATATGGCTGATTATATTTTTGTAATCCCGGAAAACATGACAAAAACGCATTGA
- a CDS encoding ATP-binding cassette domain-containing protein, whose product MISVNQLSIHFTGTSLFDNVSFIVNTKDRIGLTGKNGAGKSTLLKILAKQIEPEKGNVAIPSGGTIGYLPQEMEHNNGKTVFEETSSAFVEAKKLQRDLEYYNEQLTSRIDYESEGYYDIINKLNEANERFSMIGGYSMEADIEKILLGLGFSKDDFNRLTDEFSGGWRMRIELAKILLQNSDVLLLDEPTNHLDIESIQWLEEFLLTYRGAVVLVSHDRAFLDNVTTRTIEISLGKINDYKASYSKYIELRTERREQQLSAFKNQQKQIEETEKFIDRFRSKASKAIQVQSKIKHLNKIDRIEVDEEDLQTINFYFPPSPRSGKVVVLAENLKKQYDNHVVLNKVDFDIERGERVAFVGKNGQGKSTLSKLIAGLEKNEGKLELGHNVEIGYFAQNQAESLDGNKTVLQTIEDAARGDMLKKARSLLGSFLFSGDTVDKKVKVLSGGEKSRLAMCKLLLEPVNLLVLDEPTNHLDMRSKDVLKNALMKYDGTLIVVSHDRDFLQGLTNKVFEFAGGNISEHYGDVYEYLATRKLSTLHELEQVEKKNQQEKISEVKIEKPKSSDLSNEDKKLLEKENKRLSNQIGKSEREIERLEKEIALNDEKLQDSEQYKLMMNDKVFFTEYEKLKKQLEEELNLWEKLQTELEGIQK is encoded by the coding sequence ATGATATCAGTTAACCAACTTTCCATACATTTTACCGGCACCAGTCTTTTTGACAATGTATCTTTTATTGTAAACACCAAGGACAGGATAGGACTTACCGGGAAAAACGGTGCAGGCAAATCAACACTATTAAAAATTCTTGCCAAACAAATTGAGCCTGAAAAGGGAAATGTAGCTATCCCCTCAGGTGGAACAATAGGATACCTTCCACAGGAAATGGAACACAATAATGGCAAGACTGTTTTTGAGGAAACATCAAGTGCTTTTGTTGAGGCAAAAAAGCTTCAGAGGGATCTGGAATATTACAATGAACAACTCACTTCAAGAATTGATTATGAGTCGGAGGGATATTATGATATCATTAATAAGCTAAATGAAGCCAATGAAAGATTTTCAATGATAGGCGGATATTCCATGGAGGCAGATATTGAAAAAATTCTTCTTGGATTAGGTTTTAGTAAGGATGATTTCAACCGTTTAACGGATGAATTTAGTGGTGGGTGGAGAATGAGAATTGAGCTTGCTAAAATACTTCTTCAAAATTCAGATGTTTTATTGCTTGATGAACCTACAAACCACCTTGATATCGAATCCATTCAGTGGCTTGAAGAATTCCTGCTTACCTATCGCGGAGCTGTTGTTCTTGTATCTCATGATAGAGCATTTCTTGATAATGTTACCACCCGGACAATAGAAATTTCCCTGGGGAAAATAAATGATTATAAAGCATCTTACAGTAAATATATCGAATTAAGAACCGAGAGAAGGGAACAACAATTATCTGCGTTTAAAAATCAGCAAAAGCAAATTGAGGAAACTGAAAAATTTATCGACAGGTTTAGATCAAAAGCTTCTAAAGCTATACAAGTGCAATCAAAAATAAAGCATTTGAATAAAATAGATCGTATTGAGGTTGATGAGGAAGATTTACAAACCATAAATTTTTATTTTCCACCCTCTCCTCGTTCAGGAAAAGTTGTGGTGCTGGCCGAAAACCTAAAGAAGCAATACGATAATCATGTAGTATTAAACAAAGTTGATTTTGATATTGAAAGAGGTGAACGTGTTGCATTTGTAGGAAAAAACGGACAGGGGAAATCTACTTTAAGCAAGTTAATTGCTGGACTGGAAAAAAATGAAGGTAAACTGGAACTTGGACATAATGTTGAAATAGGATATTTTGCCCAAAATCAAGCTGAATCCTTAGATGGTAATAAAACAGTGTTGCAAACCATTGAAGATGCAGCAAGAGGCGATATGCTTAAAAAGGCACGTAGCCTTTTGGGATCATTTTTGTTTAGTGGAGATACGGTTGATAAGAAAGTGAAAGTTTTATCAGGTGGTGAAAAATCAAGATTGGCAATGTGTAAACTTCTTCTTGAACCAGTAAATCTGCTGGTGTTAGATGAGCCCACTAATCACCTTGACATGCGATCTAAAGACGTCCTGAAGAATGCACTGATGAAATATGACGGAACATTAATTGTAGTTTCTCACGACAGGGATTTTTTGCAAGGCTTAACCAATAAGGTTTTTGAATTTGCCGGAGGAAATATTAGTGAGCATTATGGTGATGTTTATGAATATCTTGCAACAAGAAAATTGAGTACTTTGCACGAGCTTGAACAGGTTGAAAAGAAAAATCAACAGGAAAAAATTTCTGAAGTTAAAATTGAAAAACCAAAATCCTCTGATTTATCCAACGAGGATAAAAAACTATTAGAAAAGGAAAATAAGCGTTTAAGCAACCAGATTGGCAAATCAGAAAGGGAAATAGAAAGACTGGAAAAGGAAATTGCTTTGAATGATGAAAAATTACAGGATTCTGAGCAATACAAGCTAATGATGAATGATAAAGTTTTTTTTACTGAGTATGAAAAATTGAAAAAACAACTTGAAGAAGAACTGAATTTGTGGGAAAAACTACAAACAGAATTAGAAGGGATTCAGAAATAA
- a CDS encoding DNA-3-methyladenine glycosylase I has product MKTICPWVSDNQLYIDYHDNEWGIPVHDDRKLFELLLLETFQAGLNWLTVLKKRENFRKAFDNFYPEIIAKYDQQKIQGLMTNEGIIRNRLKIMAAISNADSFLKIVKEYGSFDKFIWKFTSHKTITNQWKNINEIPSKTKESDEMSKELKKHGFKFVGSTICYAFMQATGIVNDHTMDCWRHNK; this is encoded by the coding sequence TTGAAAACGATTTGCCCCTGGGTTTCTGACAACCAATTGTATATTGATTATCATGATAATGAATGGGGAATACCTGTTCATGATGATAGAAAATTATTTGAACTGCTCTTGCTTGAAACTTTTCAGGCAGGCCTTAATTGGCTTACAGTTTTAAAAAAAAGAGAAAATTTCAGGAAGGCTTTTGATAATTTCTATCCTGAAATAATTGCTAAATACGATCAGCAAAAAATTCAGGGTTTAATGACAAATGAGGGCATTATACGCAACAGATTAAAAATAATGGCTGCAATATCGAATGCTGATTCCTTCTTAAAAATTGTAAAAGAATATGGCAGCTTTGATAAATTTATCTGGAAATTCACAAGCCATAAAACGATTACAAATCAATGGAAAAACATAAATGAAATTCCTTCAAAAACAAAAGAATCAGACGAAATGAGCAAGGAATTGAAAAAGCATGGGTTTAAATTTGTAGGCTCTACAATTTGCTATGCATTCATGCAAGCTACGGGAATTGTAAATGATCATACCATGGACTGCTGGAGGCACAATAAATAA
- a CDS encoding sensor histidine kinase, whose protein sequence is MKSLTPKKIASLIAVICLLVFLIFLSFIYILDFRGSKLIIPGLVGGLLLFALCFYVSLYVIERFIYRKIKVIYKTIHSMKINGANFPDSFDLDTDILNQVSRDVVNWTQSSNKEIEDLKSQEQYRKDFIGNVSHELKTPLFNIQGYVLTLLEGGLEDETINRNYLIRAERSVERMINIVEDLDTVTKLETGQLVMDFIKFDIVDLSKDVVDALQMNAKQKGVVFKIKKDNEKPVLVKADKDRIRQVLTNLMLNSIRYGKKEGLTEIRFYDMEENILIEVADNGIGIPAHHLAHLFERFYRVDKSRSRESGGSGLGLAIVKHIIEAHDQTINVRSTEGVGSTFSFTLKKIK, encoded by the coding sequence TTGAAATCATTAACCCCCAAAAAAATTGCTTCTCTTATTGCAGTTATTTGTCTGCTTGTTTTTTTAATCTTTCTTTCATTTATATATATATTGGATTTTAGGGGAAGCAAACTAATTATTCCTGGATTAGTTGGTGGATTATTGCTTTTTGCCCTGTGTTTTTATGTTTCATTATATGTTATTGAACGATTCATTTATCGAAAAATCAAGGTCATTTACAAAACAATTCACAGTATGAAAATAAACGGAGCCAATTTTCCTGATTCCTTTGATTTGGATACTGATATATTAAATCAGGTTAGCAGGGATGTTGTGAATTGGACACAAAGCAGCAATAAAGAAATTGAGGATCTCAAAAGTCAGGAGCAATACAGAAAGGATTTTATTGGAAATGTTTCTCATGAATTAAAAACACCCTTGTTTAATATTCAAGGATATGTATTAACGCTGCTGGAAGGAGGATTGGAAGATGAAACTATTAACCGGAATTATTTGATCAGGGCCGAAAGGAGCGTGGAGAGAATGATTAATATTGTTGAGGATCTTGATACTGTAACAAAACTTGAAACAGGCCAACTGGTCATGGATTTTATTAAATTTGATATTGTGGATCTTTCTAAAGATGTTGTAGATGCATTACAGATGAATGCGAAACAAAAAGGAGTGGTTTTTAAAATAAAAAAGGATAACGAAAAACCGGTTTTGGTAAAAGCAGATAAGGACCGTATAAGACAAGTTTTAACCAATTTGATGCTAAATTCCATACGTTATGGAAAAAAAGAGGGACTTACGGAAATTCGCTTTTATGACATGGAGGAAAACATATTGATTGAGGTAGCTGACAATGGAATAGGAATTCCTGCTCACCATCTTGCTCATTTATTTGAAAGGTTCTATCGGGTTGATAAAAGCCGGTCCAGGGAATCAGGAGGTTCTGGTTTAGGACTTGCTATTGTAAAGCATATAATTGAGGCCCATGATCAGACTATTAACGTAAGAAGCACAGAAGGTGTAGGTTCAACTTTTTCTTTTACATTAAAGAAGATAAAGTGA
- the gldN gene encoding gliding motility protein GldN encodes MKFARLLLAVTVFAAIPSLLEAQVLDGLYVKEHTPTRNPIPYTSLREADVMWSHRIWRTIDLREKINHPLYYPNEPVNGRMSLFDVIKKGVNEGSLLAFDNTQDDFRVQLTKAQALETMSKIVTKQAEDPNNPGMYFEVIDTNNVESRDVIQYLIKEDWFFDRQRSVLDVRIIGIAPIIITRDADGAERGKTMLFWLYFPNCREVFANAETFNRTNDAERRTYEDIFWKRMFGSYITKQTNVYDRDIASYNTGLDALLEAEKIKNDIFTMEMDMWHY; translated from the coding sequence ATGAAATTTGCCAGATTATTATTAGCAGTAACTGTATTTGCAGCTATACCATCTTTGCTTGAAGCTCAGGTTTTGGATGGACTTTACGTAAAGGAACATACTCCTACCCGTAACCCAATTCCTTATACAAGTTTACGAGAGGCTGATGTAATGTGGAGCCATAGGATTTGGAGAACAATTGATTTAAGAGAAAAAATCAATCACCCTCTTTATTATCCTAATGAGCCTGTTAATGGCAGAATGTCGCTTTTTGATGTTATTAAAAAGGGAGTAAATGAAGGCTCACTGTTGGCATTCGATAATACTCAAGATGATTTTAGGGTTCAACTCACCAAGGCCCAAGCTCTTGAAACAATGTCGAAAATTGTTACCAAGCAAGCGGAGGATCCAAATAATCCAGGAATGTATTTCGAAGTTATTGATACCAATAATGTGGAATCAAGGGATGTTATTCAATATTTAATTAAAGAAGATTGGTTTTTTGATAGGCAACGTTCTGTTCTGGATGTTAGAATTATTGGGATAGCACCTATTATTATTACTCGTGATGCGGATGGTGCTGAAAGGGGAAAAACTATGCTTTTTTGGTTGTATTTCCCAAATTGCAGAGAAGTGTTTGCTAATGCAGAAACCTTCAACCGCACCAATGATGCAGAGCGTAGAACTTACGAAGATATTTTCTGGAAAAGAATGTTTGGTAGTTATATTACTAAACAAACAAATGTTTATGACAGAGACATCGCTTCTTATAATACAGGACTTGATGCATTGCTTGAGGCCGAAAAAATTAAAAACGATATTTTTACAATGGAAATGGATATGTGGCATTATTAA
- a CDS encoding response regulator transcription factor encodes MAEKKIRILLVDDEPDILEFIKYNLEKEGFEVYTSTNGKEAIELAEKIIPSLFILDVMMPGMDGVETCIQIRENPKFKDSLIAFLTARNEDYTQIAGFEAGADDYIAKPIKPRVLVSRVKALLRRSTGVSNESGTSLQDLGGIVIDREKYVIYKNNVQINLPKKEFELLSLLASKPGNVFTREVILDRVWGEEVVVGDRTIDVHIRKLREKLGEDYIKTIKGVGYKFEFR; translated from the coding sequence ATGGCTGAAAAAAAAATTAGAATTTTACTGGTAGATGATGAACCTGATATTTTAGAGTTTATTAAGTATAATCTGGAAAAGGAAGGATTTGAAGTATATACTTCAACCAATGGAAAAGAAGCCATTGAATTGGCAGAAAAAATAATTCCATCTTTGTTTATTTTAGATGTAATGATGCCTGGAATGGATGGTGTTGAAACGTGTATACAAATCAGGGAGAATCCCAAATTTAAGGATAGTTTAATTGCTTTTTTAACTGCAAGAAATGAAGACTATACTCAAATTGCAGGATTTGAAGCAGGAGCAGATGATTATATTGCAAAGCCTATAAAACCACGTGTATTAGTTAGCAGGGTAAAGGCATTGCTTCGAAGATCTACGGGTGTTTCAAATGAATCTGGAACTTCCCTTCAAGACTTAGGGGGAATAGTTATAGACCGTGAAAAATACGTTATTTATAAAAACAATGTTCAAATTAATTTACCTAAGAAAGAGTTTGAACTGCTTTCGTTACTTGCATCAAAACCAGGCAATGTGTTTACAAGGGAAGTTATTTTAGACAGAGTTTGGGGTGAGGAAGTTGTGGTGGGAGATCGAACAATTGATGTTCATATTCGAAAACTAAGAGAAAAATTAGGTGAAGACTATATAAAAACAATAAAAGGAGTGGGCTATAAGTTTGAATTCCGTTAA
- a CDS encoding PCMD domain-containing protein: protein MKRKILLLAILSAGFYVKSTAQTGVIPNGGLNTWTNFFFTYDEPNGWATSNQYKALDISNPVTVFKTTDKFEGGFAAKIETKPMNTAPAEQFDTLGYLICGSVDFSTAEIKGFPYSERPDRLEFYYKYAPVSEDEGGVYVSLTKWDNTTGTRITVAEGGAAFTDNVSPYILNEAILGYNTDDVPDSASIIFLSSNFLFGTPQVGSVLFVDNVSFQGQATVTGIKNAPIEQIQQPVAYPNPSSTEINFRASKNATRITTAHFGGSTQATIHLVNGQGKLDTSNLPAGIYFYQIFMEDEPTPFLGKFVVVR from the coding sequence ATGAAAAGAAAAATACTTTTATTAGCAATTCTATCTGCTGGATTTTATGTTAAATCAACAGCTCAAACCGGAGTAATTCCAAACGGGGGTTTAAATACCTGGACAAATTTCTTTTTCACCTATGATGAACCTAATGGTTGGGCAACTTCCAATCAATATAAAGCGCTTGACATTTCAAATCCTGTTACAGTTTTTAAAACCACGGATAAATTTGAAGGAGGATTTGCCGCTAAAATAGAAACAAAACCAATGAATACTGCTCCCGCTGAGCAATTTGACACCCTTGGCTATCTGATTTGTGGAAGCGTTGATTTTTCAACGGCAGAAATAAAAGGTTTTCCTTATAGCGAGCGTCCCGATCGATTGGAATTTTATTATAAATATGCTCCTGTTTCTGAAGATGAAGGAGGGGTTTATGTTTCTTTAACCAAATGGGACAACACTACAGGAACAAGAATTACTGTGGCAGAGGGCGGAGCAGCCTTTACGGATAATGTTTCTCCTTACATCCTTAATGAAGCAATATTAGGATACAACACTGATGATGTTCCTGATAGCGCCTCTATTATTTTCCTTTCAAGCAATTTTCTATTTGGCACTCCACAAGTTGGTTCAGTGTTATTTGTTGATAATGTTTCTTTCCAGGGACAAGCTACAGTTACTGGAATAAAAAATGCTCCAATAGAACAGATCCAGCAGCCTGTTGCTTATCCAAATCCCTCTTCAACAGAAATAAATTTTAGAGCATCCAAAAATGCAACCAGGATTACTACTGCACATTTTGGAGGCAGTACCCAGGCAACCATTCATTTAGTAAATGGACAGGGCAAATTAGATACTTCTAATTTACCTGCAGGGATTTATTTTTACCAAATATTCATGGAGGATGAGCCAACGCCATTTCTTGGGAAATTTGTTGTTGTAAGATAA
- a CDS encoding tetratricopeptide repeat protein — translation MLRQKQGICLLLVFKIAFVLNLSAQDIEQTLALANQQYEKAQYTQAISYYQRILFFDKKNYNSQIHHRLANCFFNTGNYEKAAESYDIAWYSEENDSIKTELVFKKTSSLLLQNKFQFALIEILNLKDDLSIDFQKRKEFYSGIIYFGLEDFVRSESHFKLVFSEKVFVNELEKLFKKNQKIEKLNPKTARILSMVIPGLGQFYSGDIKNGINSLLLTGLFAYLYVNTAINFSFLEGYLIVFPWFHRYYTGGYKRAGINTEKIKSNKRAVIYQEIITLIEKSNS, via the coding sequence GTGTTAAGGCAAAAACAAGGCATCTGCTTATTACTGGTTTTTAAAATTGCTTTTGTTTTAAATTTATCCGCTCAGGATATTGAACAAACTCTTGCGCTTGCAAACCAGCAATACGAAAAAGCTCAGTATACTCAAGCAATAAGTTATTATCAAAGAATACTATTTTTTGATAAAAAAAACTACAATTCACAAATCCACCATCGACTTGCAAATTGTTTTTTCAATACAGGAAATTACGAGAAGGCTGCCGAAAGCTACGATATTGCTTGGTATTCCGAGGAAAACGACAGCATAAAAACCGAATTGGTTTTTAAGAAAACATCAAGCCTGCTGCTTCAAAATAAATTTCAATTTGCGCTAATTGAAATATTAAACCTTAAGGATGATCTATCCATAGATTTTCAAAAACGAAAGGAATTTTATTCGGGAATAATCTATTTTGGATTGGAAGATTTTGTACGTTCTGAATCTCATTTCAAATTAGTTTTTTCAGAAAAAGTTTTTGTTAACGAACTTGAAAAACTATTTAAAAAGAATCAAAAAATTGAAAAATTAAATCCTAAAACCGCGCGAATATTAAGCATGGTAATTCCGGGTTTAGGGCAATTTTATTCAGGAGATATAAAAAACGGAATTAATTCTTTGTTATTAACCGGATTATTCGCCTATTTATATGTAAATACCGCTATAAATTTTAGTTTTCTGGAAGGTTACTTAATTGTTTTCCCTTGGTTTCATAGATACTATACTGGCGGATATAAAAGAGCTGGTATAAATACTGAAAAAATAAAATCAAACAAACGTGCTGTAATTTATCAGGAAATTATTACCCTTATTGAAAAATCAAATAGTTAA
- the gldN gene encoding gliding motility protein GldN — protein MNIVKPILVIAVVFITTFSYAQDQTMKVIEDGIYEKLNNKEREPISYTSLREADVMWSKRIWRRIDLREKLNHPLYFPNEPSNGRKSLFDVIVAGIENGDLYAFDPANDDFRTQLTKDQALEALQKITIKQVEDPNNPGEFFEITDTIKIESRDVIQYQLKEDWFFDKQRSVMDVRIVGIAPIVITKDDEGFERGKTIPFWLYFPNCRDIFINAETYNRNNDAQRITYDDIFWKRMFNSYVVKESNVYDRAVEDYSTGLDAILEAEKIKEDIFNFEQDLWHY, from the coding sequence ATGAATATTGTAAAGCCCATCTTAGTTATTGCTGTTGTATTTATTACTACTTTTTCATATGCACAAGATCAAACAATGAAAGTGATTGAGGATGGTATATATGAAAAACTGAATAACAAAGAAAGAGAACCTATTTCTTATACTAGTTTACGCGAGGCAGATGTAATGTGGTCAAAAAGGATATGGAGAAGGATTGATCTTCGAGAAAAATTGAATCATCCCTTATACTTTCCAAATGAACCCTCAAATGGTAGGAAATCTCTTTTTGATGTTATTGTTGCAGGTATTGAAAATGGAGACTTATATGCTTTTGATCCTGCAAATGATGATTTTAGAACACAGTTAACAAAGGATCAAGCACTTGAAGCTCTTCAAAAAATTACAATAAAACAAGTAGAGGATCCGAATAATCCGGGTGAATTTTTTGAAATTACTGATACTATCAAAATTGAATCAAGGGATGTTATTCAATACCAACTTAAAGAAGACTGGTTTTTTGATAAGCAACGGTCTGTTATGGATGTTAGAATAGTTGGTATAGCACCTATTGTAATTACTAAAGATGATGAGGGATTTGAAAGAGGAAAAACAATACCATTCTGGTTGTATTTTCCAAACTGCAGGGATATTTTTATTAATGCCGAAACATATAACCGTAATAATGATGCGCAAAGAATAACTTACGATGATATTTTCTGGAAAAGGATGTTTAATAGTTATGTAGTAAAAGAATCAAATGTGTATGACCGGGCTGTTGAAGATTATTCAACAGGCCTTGATGCTATACTTGAGGCTGAAAAAATAAAGGAAGATATTTTTAATTTTGAGCAGGATCTATGGCATTATTAG